The genomic interval ATATGAACGGTTCAATTACCCGATCCAAAGAGACATCAAATATTCACTGCTCGATGTTTCTCTTTAGGTAGATTGCCCAATTTCGAGCTTACTAAATCAGTTTACGGAGAGGGAAAATTGCTCTGCTTTACTCCTCCAATCGTTTTTCTAACAGGGTGCAAATATCTTTTTTAGCTCCATCCTTACGTCTACCAATTCCAACCACTAAAACAAGAACTTGCCCTTGATCAAGCCTCTAAGAGGATGTTTGAAAAGGTATGGACTGTAAGATGCAACACTCAGAGATCCCCCCTAACCCCCTTAAAAAGGCTACCGTGTACACACAAGTGGGGCTTGAGCTAGTTTCCACCCGATGAAGATTGCCTCAAACTGCCGCAAACCATGAATTAGAGTAGGCATTCCGGGGGGACGTTGGGAGCGATAACCCGACCATCCTCCTAAGCGAGCAATTAACCAGGTTGCCCAAGCTAAAGAACTGGGAGGATGAGGATTCTGCTGTTTTTGAGTGTGTCCTTGCAACGTCGGTTCTAGCTGAGTGAGGCATTGCTGCTGTTCATCGCTAAAGGCAACAGAGGCAGATAACTCAGGGTTATCTCGCCCTTCCACCAGTTGTAGGACTCGCACGGCAATCGACAGCGCCAGCACAGTCAAGCGTTGAATGGCATCTACCGATTCCAGTTGCGTCGCTTCGAGATTGAGTCCGGCCTGTTTGAGGGTGGCAAACAGTTGTTCAATCCGCCAGCGCCAGCAGTACCACTGAATGACTTGGAGTGCCTGTTCTAAGCAAACGACTTCATGAGTGGTCAACAGTCGCCAATGAATCGGTTGTTGTCCAGGGGGTGGGTTGACTTCCTGTGCCTCTACGGCGTAGAGACCCACACTGGGAGGATAGTCGTGAGCGTTGAGGTTGTCGGGTCGCCGGATCTCAACCTTCGCCACACGCACAACTAGCAATGCCTCTCGTGCAGTTTGCCCTCGACGGGGATCTTCTACCACTTGCACGGTGTAACTTCCCTGAACGGGTTGAATCGTCAGGTAGTCATAGAGCGATAACGACTGATGCCACAGACGACGATTTTGACACACCCTGATTAATAAATGGGTTTGAGC from Kovacikia minuta CCNUW1 carries:
- a CDS encoding IS4 family transposase; protein product: MLQHQSVNIRQISQNRAEQIGYYRFLENENVTISELVRSVADQCQAQVEGLHVLSISDSSEVNLQSHAGRLKPQGLGVVGNDRDVGFFIHPTLVLNAETGFPLGLSTIHLWSRDIDHSDKHQRDYQHLPIEEKESYKWLRSAEGSNRCLRAGGARLITHIGDRESDLYEEWATVPDAQTHLLIRVCQNRRLWHQSLSLYDYLTIQPVQGSYTVQVVEDPRRGQTAREALLVVRVAKVEIRRPDNLNAHDYPPSVGLYAVEAQEVNPPPGQQPIHWRLLTTHEVVCLEQALQVIQWYCWRWRIEQLFATLKQAGLNLEATQLESVDAIQRLTVLALSIAVRVLQLVEGRDNPELSASVAFSDEQQQCLTQLEPTLQGHTQKQQNPHPPSSLAWATWLIARLGGWSGYRSQRPPGMPTLIHGLRQFEAIFIGWKLAQAPLVCTR